One window of the Rosa rugosa chromosome 3, drRosRugo1.1, whole genome shotgun sequence genome contains the following:
- the LOC133741009 gene encoding uncharacterized protein LOC133741009 gives MEMAKHSVKRLLCNSHFTQSLMKREESYRRLIYSFVNRFQSQRSTADKVNSEALKESNVAVHPHQASLRLRKDGIGSYSSGDDDLSENKEKRLELSWFPKALEPALQLCRWALTGPTGNGVGNKPPPSTRSVSEIIASIQRSKTGIQDWSLSDLTVGLFLIYLRQASVNPFEDVTGIQVSSDRLVHDLIYHVELAKGCYKDNAAALARNCMLRESNVLKFVKYSSVMRPGYYIGIDTRRKLVILGIRGTHTVYDLITDVVSSSDGEVTLEGFSTHFGTAEAARWFLTHEMGNIRKCLEKYEGFKLRLVGHSLGGATAALLAIMLRKKSYKELGFSPEIVSAVGYAAPPCVSKELAESCSSYVRTVVMQDDIIPRLSVASLMRLRNEILQTDWMSVIEKEDWRSVIDLVTNAKQVVSSVQDVAAKLADYAKFRSNKDSPDDPMIKKVAAAAAASRVPLNDKTVRDNAVGSPNAASRVPEELFVPGTVYYLKRNVDADTSDYFTLWKRNPGEHFQRIVLSSNLISDHKCDSHYYALRDVLKGLPSSNDEGNSLN, from the exons ATGGAAATGGCCAAGCATTCAGTGAAGCGTCTCCTCTGCAATTCAC ATTTCACGCAAAGCTTGATGAAGCGAGAGGAATCATACCGGAGGTTGATATATAGCTTCGTGAATCGGTTTCAATCGCAACGGTCGACAGCAGACAAGGTGAATTCAGAGGCACTCAAGGAATCAAATGTTGCTGTTCATCCTCATCAAGCTTCTCTGAGGCTTAGAAAGGATGGCATTGGTAGTTATAGTAGTGGGGATGATGATTTGAGCGAGAATAAGGAGAAAAGATTAGAGCTTTCATGGTTTCCCAAAGCGCTTGAGCCAGCTCTGCAGCTGTGCAGGTGGGCTCTGACAGGCCCAACAG GGAACGGGGTTGGAAACAAACCCCCACCAAGTACTCGATCTGTCTCGGAGATCATTGCAAGCATCCAACGCAGTAAGACAGGCATTCAAGATTGGAGTTTGAGTGATCTCACTGTGGGTTTGTTTCTTATTTATCTTCGTCAAGCGTCTGTAAATCCATTTGAGGATGTTACTGGCATTCAGGTCTCATCAGATAGATTG GTACATGACCTTATTTACCACGTTGAGTTGGCAAAAGGTTGTTATAAGGACAATGCTGCAGCTCTCGCAAGGAACTGCATGCTTCGAGAAAGCAATGTCTTGAAGTTTGTCAAATATTCTAGTGTCATGAGGCCGGGTTATTATATAGGGATTGATACTCGTAGAAAACTTGTGATTCTAGGAATCCGTGGAACTCATACTGTGTATGACCTTATTACTGATGTTGTTTCTTCAAGTGACGGTGAAGTCACTCTTGAAGGGTTTTCAACCCACTTTGGCACTGCAGAAGCTGCTCGTTGGTTTCTTACTCACGAAATGGGAAATATAAGGAAGTGCTTGGAGAAGTATGAG GGATTTAAGTTAAGGCTTGTGGGTCATTCTCTTGGAGGTGCTACAGCTGCTCTACTAGCAATAATGCTCCGGAAAAAGTCGTATAAGGAGCTAGGGTTTAGCCCAGAGATTGTTTCTGCTGTCGGATATGCAGCGCCACCTTGTGTCTCCAAAGAACTTGCTGAAAGCTGCTCCAGTTATGTCAGAACTGTTGTGATGCAG GATGATATTATACCTAGACTTAGTGTAGCAtctcttatgaggttgaggaaTGAAATTCTTCAAACTGATTG GATGAGTGTGATTGAGAAGGAAGACTGGAGAAGTGTAATAGATTTGGTGACAAATGCAAAACAGGTTGTATCTTCAGTGCAAGATGTTGCGGCAAAACTTGCTGATTATGCAAAATTCAGGAGCAATAAAGATTCCCCTG ATGATCCGATGATAAAGAAGGTGGCTGCTGCGGCTGCTGCTTCCAGAGTCCCTTTAAATGACAAAACTGTAAGAGATAATGCTGTTGGTAGTCCAAATGCTGCCAGTAGAGTGCCTGAGGAGTTATTCGTACCAGGTACTGTTTACTATTTAAAGAGGAATGTGGATGCTGATACTAGCGATTATTTTACACTTTGGAAGAGGAATCCGGGTGAACATTTTCAAAGGATTGTGCTTTCAAGCAACTTAATATCGGACCACAAGTGTGATAGCCATTATTATGCATTAAGAGATGTACTCAAAGGTTTGCCCTCCTCCAATGATGAAGGCAATTCTCTTAATTAA